From a single Anaerolineales bacterium genomic region:
- a CDS encoding FAD binding domain-containing protein, translated as MWHEYINATSTDEVVQILAEKRERARVVAGGTDLILELERGARKGIETLIDVTRIPQLNQITIDEDDAIHLGALVTHNDCAASKLIRKRAYPLARAAWEVGAPQIRNRGTIAGNLITASPANDTITPLMALGAKVTLLSARGERVVPLKKFYTGVRKTVMEADEMLVDISFPALTKHQRGTFIKLALRRAQAISVVNAALILDLRSDTVRSASITLGSVTPIIAHATKAEKFLAGKKLNDKNIAEAAELAVKSATPIDDVRGSASYRREMVRVTVKRGLTALRDETEQKGMPKKPVLLRTNSEFKIQKSEFPKSPIETTINGKKYSFTSGHSKTLLRLLREEGMLTGTKEGCAEGECGACTVFLDGQAVMSCLVPAPRAHGAEITTIEGLADDSHLHPVQEAFVEHGAVQCGYCTPGFIMSGAKLLEEKPNPTRNEIEQAITGNLCRCTGYYKIVKALEDAAN; from the coding sequence ATGTGGCACGAATATATCAATGCAACATCCACCGATGAGGTCGTTCAGATCCTCGCCGAAAAACGGGAACGCGCCCGCGTTGTCGCCGGCGGCACCGACCTGATCCTCGAACTCGAGCGCGGCGCCCGCAAGGGCATCGAAACCCTGATCGACGTCACGCGCATCCCCCAACTCAATCAGATCACAATCGACGAAGACGACGCCATCCATCTTGGCGCGCTGGTCACCCACAACGACTGCGCCGCCTCGAAACTCATCCGCAAACGCGCCTATCCGCTGGCGCGCGCGGCATGGGAGGTCGGCGCGCCGCAGATCCGCAACCGCGGCACCATCGCCGGAAACCTGATCACCGCCTCGCCCGCCAACGACACCATCACCCCGCTGATGGCGCTCGGCGCAAAAGTGACCCTGCTCTCTGCGCGCGGCGAACGCGTCGTCCCGCTCAAAAAATTCTACACCGGCGTGCGCAAGACCGTGATGGAAGCCGACGAAATGCTGGTGGACATCTCCTTCCCCGCCCTGACGAAACACCAGCGCGGGACCTTCATCAAACTGGCGCTGCGGCGCGCGCAGGCGATCTCGGTGGTCAATGCCGCGCTCATCCTGGACCTGAGGTCTGATACCGTCAGATCCGCCTCCATCACGCTGGGGTCGGTGACTCCCATCATCGCGCATGCGACCAAAGCCGAGAAATTCCTGGCTGGCAAAAAGCTCAACGACAAGAACATCGCCGAAGCTGCCGAGCTGGCTGTCAAATCCGCCACACCCATCGACGATGTGCGCGGCTCCGCCAGTTACCGCCGCGAGATGGTGCGCGTCACCGTCAAACGCGGGCTGACCGCCCTGCGCGATGAGACCGAGCAAAAGGGCATGCCGAAGAAGCCTGTTCTGCTCCGCACAAATTCAGAATTCAAAATTCAAAAATCTGAATTTCCAAAATCCCCGATTGAAACTACGATAAACGGAAAGAAATATTCCTTCACCAGCGGACACAGCAAAACGCTCCTGCGCCTGCTGCGCGAAGAAGGCATGTTGACCGGCACCAAGGAAGGCTGCGCCGAAGGGGAATGCGGCGCCTGCACCGTCTTCCTCGATGGACAGGCTGTCATGTCCTGCCTTGTGCCTGCGCCGCGCGCGCACGGCGCAGAGATCACCACCATCGAAGGGTTGGCGGATGACAGCCACCTCCACCCCGTACAGGAAGCCTTCGTCGAGCACGGAGCCGTCCAATGCGGATACTGCACGCCCGGCTTCATCATGTCCGGCGCGAAACTGCTGGAGGAAAAGCCCAACCCCACGCGGAACGAGATCGAGCAAGCCATCACCGGCAATTTATGCCGCTGTACGGGTTATTACAAGATCGTCAAAGCGCTGGAAGACGCCGCCAATTAA
- a CDS encoding xanthine dehydrogenase family protein molybdopterin-binding subunit — protein sequence MQNQSVGSSYTRVDARGKVTGETPYSGDFVMPGMLHMKILFAERPHARVKDIRTEKALAAPGVAAVYTAKDVPVNEYGLQIPDQPVLCGPGASKPYTDIVRFVGDQVAVVVAETEVQAEAALKLIEVDYEDLPPLLDPLTAMRPDAPILHPDRGDTNVCVHYKIRKGNVDEGFANAYAIVEGEYQTPVQEHAYLQPEAGLSYIDEEGRIAVVCAGQWTHADRKSIAHAIDVPEEQVRVIYPAIGGAFGGREDLSVQAVLAMATMKLKKPVRIIWSRRESMIGHGKRHAAILRARWGATRDGKLIAVENEIIGDGGAYMYTSNKVLGNAAITSTGPYYVPNVKTDVYGIYTNNLPGAAFRGFGAPQALFMAESQMNKLAEKLGMDPVEFRLKNALRDGDTMGVGTPAPGPVSIVKCIEEARDTFKWKKKKNRRPKTLDGGKKNKSPIARGRGFAAGFKNVGFSFGYQENCWAKVEIHGNGSMERVVLHHAGAEVGQGTHTVMIQMAAQVLGVPEAKIELKSSDSATQGNPGSASASRLTFMAGNSIKGAAEMALEKWNAEERPAIAEFQYLAPRTTPMDKETGYSMPNFQYAYVAQGAEVEVDTETGHVRVLRITSADDVGKAINPELVIGQIEGAVVQAHGYAVLEEYKTKDGRVLTDQLSTYLIPTIWDIPETVESVLVEVPDPNGPWGARGVGELPYLPVAPAIAAAIHDATGVWIDEFPFTPERVLRALGKIK from the coding sequence ATGCAAAATCAATCTGTCGGCTCATCATACACGCGCGTGGATGCGCGCGGCAAGGTCACAGGCGAAACGCCCTACTCCGGCGACTTCGTCATGCCCGGCATGCTGCACATGAAGATCCTGTTCGCCGAACGCCCTCATGCCAGGGTCAAGGACATCCGCACGGAAAAGGCGCTTGCCGCGCCCGGTGTTGCGGCGGTCTACACGGCAAAGGATGTGCCCGTCAACGAGTACGGGTTACAGATCCCAGACCAGCCCGTGTTATGCGGACCCGGCGCATCGAAACCCTACACCGACATCGTCCGCTTCGTAGGCGATCAGGTCGCGGTCGTAGTGGCAGAGACCGAGGTCCAGGCGGAAGCGGCGCTGAAATTGATCGAGGTGGACTATGAAGACCTTCCGCCTCTGCTCGACCCGCTTACTGCCATGCGTCCCGATGCTCCCATCCTGCACCCGGACCGGGGCGACACCAACGTCTGCGTCCACTATAAGATCCGCAAGGGAAATGTGGACGAGGGTTTCGCCAATGCCTATGCGATCGTCGAGGGCGAGTATCAGACCCCGGTGCAGGAACATGCCTATCTCCAGCCCGAAGCGGGGCTTTCATATATAGATGAAGAAGGACGCATCGCCGTTGTGTGCGCCGGTCAATGGACGCATGCCGACCGCAAATCCATCGCCCACGCAATTGACGTGCCCGAAGAACAGGTGCGCGTGATCTACCCCGCCATCGGCGGCGCGTTCGGCGGACGCGAAGACCTGTCGGTGCAAGCCGTGCTTGCCATGGCGACAATGAAATTAAAGAAGCCGGTGCGCATCATCTGGTCGCGCCGCGAATCCATGATCGGGCACGGCAAACGCCACGCCGCCATCCTGCGTGCCCGCTGGGGCGCAACCCGGGACGGCAAACTGATCGCCGTCGAAAATGAGATCATCGGCGACGGCGGCGCATACATGTACACGTCCAACAAGGTGCTCGGCAATGCCGCCATCACATCCACGGGACCATACTACGTCCCGAACGTCAAAACGGATGTGTACGGCATCTACACCAACAACCTGCCCGGCGCCGCCTTCCGCGGGTTCGGCGCGCCGCAGGCGTTGTTCATGGCGGAGAGCCAGATGAACAAACTCGCCGAAAAACTCGGCATGGATCCGGTCGAATTCCGCTTGAAGAATGCCCTGCGCGACGGCGATACGATGGGCGTCGGCACGCCTGCACCGGGACCGGTGAGCATCGTCAAGTGCATCGAAGAGGCGCGCGACACGTTCAAATGGAAGAAGAAAAAGAACCGCAGACCGAAGACGTTGGACGGCGGAAAGAAAAATAAGTCGCCCATCGCGCGCGGGCGCGGATTTGCGGCAGGCTTCAAGAACGTCGGCTTCTCCTTCGGTTATCAGGAGAACTGCTGGGCGAAGGTCGAGATCCACGGCAATGGCAGCATGGAACGCGTCGTCCTGCATCACGCCGGCGCGGAAGTTGGGCAGGGCACGCACACCGTCATGATCCAGATGGCAGCGCAGGTGTTGGGCGTCCCGGAAGCGAAGATCGAATTGAAGTCATCCGACTCTGCCACGCAGGGAAATCCCGGCTCGGCATCCGCTTCACGCCTGACCTTCATGGCGGGCAACTCCATCAAGGGCGCAGCAGAGATGGCGCTCGAAAAATGGAACGCCGAGGAACGCCCGGCGATTGCCGAGTTCCAGTATCTTGCTCCGCGCACCACGCCCATGGACAAGGAAACCGGCTACTCCATGCCGAACTTCCAATATGCCTACGTTGCCCAGGGCGCGGAAGTGGAAGTGGATACGGAGACCGGTCATGTGCGCGTGCTGCGCATCACCTCCGCAGACGATGTCGGCAAAGCCATCAACCCGGAACTGGTCATCGGGCAGATCGAAGGCGCGGTCGTGCAGGCGCACGGCTATGCCGTGCTCGAGGAATACAAGACCAAGGACGGGCGCGTGCTGACCGACCAGCTCAGCACCTATCTCATCCCGACCATTTGGGATATTCCAGAAACAGTGGAATCCGTCCTCGTGGAAGTGCCGGACCCGAACGGACCGTGGGGCGCGCGCGGCGTGGGCGAACTGCCCTACCTGCCCGTGGCGCCCGCCATCGCGGCGGCGATCCACGATGCGACCGGCGTATGGATCGACGAATTCCCGTTCACACCGGAACGCGTCCTGCGCGCGCTTGGGAAAATAAAATGA
- a CDS encoding alpha/beta hydrolase has protein sequence MPFPYLGETKELNESARNALGGSFVSLSDGVTHYELAGRDEGYPVVLVHGFSVPSFIYDPTFEFLVRSGFRVLRYDLIGRGFTDKPKIRYDIRSFVRQLKDLLDALDMPQVDLVGLSMGGPVTAAFIEKYPRYVRKHVLIDPSGAKRVELPKTLKIAKLPILGELLIGLFGSGSMVKGIASDLFDPALVEEFQEKYKAQMEYKGFKRAILSTMRSGMLESLLETYRKLGALKKPTLLFWGENDTTTPFADHALIREALPHAEFHAIPNCGHIPHYEKPDVVNPILLEFLSR, from the coding sequence ATGCCCTTCCCCTACCTCGGTGAAACCAAAGAACTGAACGAATCCGCCCGCAACGCGCTGGGCGGATCGTTCGTTTCGCTTTCGGACGGGGTCACGCACTATGAACTTGCCGGGAGGGACGAAGGTTACCCCGTCGTGCTGGTGCATGGATTTTCCGTACCATCCTTCATCTATGACCCGACGTTTGAGTTTCTGGTCCGGTCGGGATTCCGCGTTCTGCGCTACGATCTCATCGGGCGCGGCTTCACGGATAAACCAAAAATCCGGTATGATATCCGCTCGTTCGTGAGACAGCTCAAGGACCTGCTGGACGCGCTCGACATGCCCCAAGTGGATCTGGTCGGGCTTTCGATGGGCGGACCCGTCACGGCGGCGTTCATCGAGAAGTATCCGCGCTACGTCCGCAAACATGTGCTGATCGACCCGTCGGGCGCGAAGCGCGTCGAGTTGCCGAAAACGCTCAAGATCGCGAAACTGCCGATTCTGGGTGAACTACTCATCGGTCTGTTCGGAAGCGGGAGCATGGTCAAGGGCATCGCATCGGACCTGTTCGATCCCGCGCTGGTGGAGGAGTTCCAGGAGAAGTACAAAGCCCAGATGGAGTACAAGGGTTTCAAGCGCGCCATCCTTTCGACCATGCGCAGTGGGATGCTGGAATCGCTTTTGGAGACCTACCGGAAACTGGGCGCGTTGAAGAAGCCGACCCTGCTCTTTTGGGGCGAGAACGATACGACCACGCCCTTCGCCGACCATGCGCTCATCCGCGAAGCCCTGCCCCACGCTGAGTTTCACGCCATCCCAAATTGCGGACACATCCCGCACTATGAAAAGCCGGATGTGGTCAACCCGATCCTGCTGGAGTTTTTATCGAGATGA
- a CDS encoding DinB family protein, producing the protein MNKLDIGLLYQYNTWANARILTAASRVSAEQFLTDASFPHGGLRGTLTHILFAEWIWRMRWTGESPSAGFKPEEFADFPALHARWQAEENALNEFVASLTDERLNANFQYKNTKGDVFEAVLWQAMAHVVNHGTQHRSEAAALLTGFGHSPGDIDMILFLREKK; encoded by the coding sequence ATGAACAAACTAGATATAGGACTGCTTTATCAATACAACACCTGGGCGAATGCCCGTATTTTGACTGCCGCTTCGCGGGTGAGCGCGGAGCAATTTCTGACGGACGCTTCCTTCCCGCATGGCGGTCTGCGCGGCACACTGACGCATATCCTGTTCGCCGAGTGGATCTGGCGCATGCGCTGGACGGGCGAATCGCCCTCAGCGGGTTTCAAGCCCGAAGAGTTCGCGGACTTCCCAGCCCTGCACGCGCGCTGGCAGGCGGAAGAAAACGCGCTGAACGAGTTCGTCGCGTCGCTGACCGATGAACGTTTGAACGCGAATTTCCAATACAAGAACACCAAAGGGGATGTCTTCGAAGCCGTGCTCTGGCAGGCGATGGCGCACGTCGTCAACCACGGCACACAGCACAGGAGCGAAGCCGCCGCCCTGCTGACCGGATTCGGTCACTCGCCCGGCGACATTGACATGATCCTGTTCCTGCGGGAGAAAAAATAA
- a CDS encoding DUF1361 domain-containing protein yields the protein MLERTKQYLTKNRHSVAVFVMLNVACLVCILLVAARVLYTDSVRHTGLIWNLFLAWIPFILASVAHAVSWKRLWLYLILPFIALLWLLFFPNAPYMLTDLQDLARSGGVGAPLWYDVIIVVWCSWTGMLLGVISLYHMQDIVLRTFGRAAGWTFVFVISGLSSFGIYIGRFVRLNSWDILQNPAEVTLTILGLVVDPSMRLAAFTLLYTFFFLFIYLLLYSFSHMLDEQLGRVKEIAKEGA from the coding sequence ATGCTTGAAAGGACGAAACAGTATCTCACGAAAAACCGTCACAGCGTCGCCGTCTTTGTGATGCTGAACGTGGCGTGTCTCGTTTGTATTTTGCTGGTGGCGGCACGGGTGCTCTACACCGACTCCGTTCGCCACACAGGCTTGATCTGGAATCTCTTCCTCGCGTGGATCCCCTTCATCCTTGCCTCGGTCGCCCACGCCGTCTCGTGGAAGCGTCTCTGGCTGTACCTGATCCTGCCCTTCATTGCCCTGCTCTGGCTGTTGTTCTTCCCGAACGCGCCCTACATGCTGACCGACCTGCAGGACCTCGCCCGCTCGGGCGGCGTCGGTGCGCCGCTTTGGTACGATGTCATCATCGTCGTCTGGTGTTCGTGGACCGGCATGCTGTTGGGCGTGATCTCGCTCTATCACATGCAGGATATCGTCCTGCGTACCTTCGGGCGCGCGGCAGGCTGGACCTTTGTCTTCGTCATCTCCGGCTTGAGCAGTTTCGGCATTTATATCGGTCGCTTCGTGCGCCTGAACTCGTGGGACATCCTGCAAAACCCCGCCGAGGTCACGCTGACCATCCTCGGTTTGGTCGTTGACCCGAGCATGCGCCTCGCCGCGTTCACCCTGCTGTACACCTTCTTCTTTTTGTTCATCTACCTGCTGTTGTACTCGTTCAGCCACATGCTGGACGAACAGTTGGGCAGGGTGAAGGAAATCGCAAAGGAAGGCGCATGA
- the yqeB gene encoding selenium-dependent molybdenum cofactor biosynthesis protein YqeB codes for MNPLILIRGGGDLASGVALRLFRVGFQIAILELDKPLAVRRTVSFSEAVYEGTQTVEGVTARLVSADQFQVALEAGEIPVLIDPQANILRNQFLTSPRTTFLVDARLLKSEPEPLAVELPLHIGLGPGFSAGDNCHAVIETRRSHTLGRVYWQGPAQADSGQPEGDPKRVLRAPVSGNVQPFKQIGELCREGERIASINGIEIVSPFDGVLRGLIHPRVDVPAGMKIGDVDPRNDPAMCRIVSDKSLSIGGGVLEAVLIKLREMEVNSV; via the coding sequence ATGAACCCTCTGATCCTGATCCGCGGGGGAGGCGATTTAGCCAGCGGCGTGGCATTGCGCCTGTTCCGCGTCGGCTTTCAAATCGCCATCCTCGAACTGGACAAGCCGCTCGCCGTGCGCCGCACCGTCAGTTTTTCGGAGGCGGTCTACGAAGGGACGCAAACCGTCGAAGGGGTGACCGCCCGCCTCGTGTCGGCAGACCAGTTCCAGGTCGCGTTGGAGGCGGGGGAGATCCCCGTCCTGATCGACCCGCAGGCGAACATCCTTCGCAACCAGTTCCTGACCAGCCCGCGCACGACCTTCCTTGTGGATGCGCGTCTGTTGAAGTCCGAGCCGGAGCCGTTGGCGGTGGAACTCCCGCTTCATATCGGACTTGGACCCGGGTTCTCCGCCGGGGACAATTGCCACGCTGTGATCGAAACCCGCCGCAGTCATACGCTCGGCAGGGTATATTGGCAGGGACCCGCCCAAGCCGACAGCGGACAGCCCGAAGGCGACCCCAAACGCGTCCTGCGCGCGCCCGTTTCTGGGAACGTCCAGCCGTTCAAGCAGATCGGGGAGTTGTGCCGGGAGGGCGAACGCATCGCCAGCATAAACGGAATAGAGATCGTCAGCCCGTTCGACGGCGTGCTGCGCGGATTGATCCACCCGCGCGTGGACGTGCCCGCAGGCATGAAGATCGGTGACGTGGACCCGCGCAATGACCCCGCCATGTGCCGCATCGTTTCGGACAAGTCACTGTCCATCGGCGGCGGTGTGTTGGAGGCGGTGCTGATCAAGTTGAGGGAGATGGAAGTGAATTCGGTGTAG
- a CDS encoding response regulator, which translates to MEKPLALIVEDDRDIVALFRHVLDVAGYQTEIVLDGKEAMERLESIQPNIVLLDLQLPSLSGVEILKRMRENERLKRVPVVVITAYAPYADSLPVEPDLLLLKPVDINQLSNLVQRLQATQGALRQPSHEDVTGLYTLGFFSVRLAFALERIKQSSLRRFGVLFADVAQLSDFRKLVNEEDYNDFLRRLADQFRMTLRPTDTMAWSPDDEFFLTLIEDIPNPEAPLRIAGRVRDSMRRFLENHDRGLGLRANLGVLLCDAEYDGIQHIMNDVGLARMQLRAGLYTNPATFDREMLKTKR; encoded by the coding sequence ATGGAAAAGCCTTTAGCACTAATCGTGGAAGACGACCGCGACATCGTCGCGTTATTCCGGCACGTACTGGACGTGGCGGGCTACCAGACCGAGATCGTATTGGACGGCAAGGAAGCCATGGAACGCCTCGAGTCGATCCAGCCCAACATCGTCCTGCTCGACCTGCAGCTGCCGAGCCTCTCCGGCGTCGAGATCCTGAAACGGATGCGCGAGAACGAGCGCCTCAAACGCGTCCCGGTCGTGGTCATCACCGCCTATGCGCCCTATGCCGACAGCCTGCCCGTCGAACCCGACCTGCTGCTGCTCAAACCGGTGGACATCAACCAACTCAGCAACCTCGTCCAACGCCTGCAAGCCACACAAGGCGCACTGCGCCAGCCCTCGCATGAGGACGTCACCGGCTTGTACACGCTCGGCTTCTTCAGCGTGCGCCTCGCCTTCGCCCTCGAACGCATCAAGCAAAGCTCCCTGCGCCGCTTCGGCGTGCTGTTCGCCGATGTCGCCCAACTCTCGGATTTTCGCAAACTGGTCAACGAGGAAGACTACAACGACTTCCTGCGGCGGCTGGCAGACCAGTTCCGCATGACGCTTCGTCCCACGGACACCATGGCTTGGTCGCCGGACGATGAATTTTTTCTCACGCTGATCGAAGACATCCCCAACCCCGAAGCCCCGCTGCGCATCGCCGGGCGCGTCCGCGACAGTATGCGGCGCTTCCTCGAAAACCACGACCGCGGTCTCGGTCTGCGCGCCAATCTGGGCGTCCTGCTGTGTGACGCGGAATACGACGGCATCCAGCACATCATGAACGACGTGGGGCTGGCACGCATGCAGTTACGGGCGGGGTTGTACACCAATCCCGCCACCTTCGACCGTGAAATGCTCAAGACAAAGCGCTAG
- the yqeC gene encoding selenium cofactor biosynthesis protein YqeC, whose product MKLLRALRLDQAASSHSVISLVGAGGKTTALFQLARQYKAIFDTRNSKNETRRSNTEYPRSIILTATSHLGVWQIPLADHHIIANDESDLANLPSAGVILVTGGVEGDRTAPVSKSALNWLRAEAKERGTPLLIEADGSRQKALKAPAAHEPAIPSFTDLVIHVSGLGALGAPLDDEHIHRAAHFSQLSGLPLSAAVTPQAVTAVLAHPEGGLKDIPPGARRIALLNQADTPELRSIGGGMVNALLAHFHAVVLGSLPEPDNFQTFEPVAGIILAAGSATRFGSAKQLLDWKGKPFVRHVAETALHAGLQPVVVVTGFHHADVESALSGLPVLIVHNPDYAQGQSTSMKAALSSPSLHPKDLGRVGAAIFLLADQPQIPVEVIRALTEAHTRSLAPILAPLVLEERRANPVLFDRDVFPDLMQVTGDVGGRAVFSKHKVEYLPWHDDLLLFDVDKPEDYQKLLNIGKD is encoded by the coding sequence ATGAAGCTCCTGCGCGCCCTGCGGCTCGACCAAGCCGCCTCGTCCCACAGCGTCATCAGTCTCGTCGGCGCAGGCGGCAAGACCACCGCCCTCTTCCAACTCGCACGGCAATATAAAGCGATATTCGATACTCGAAACTCGAAAAACGAAACTCGAAGATCGAACACCGAATATCCAAGGTCGATCATCCTCACCGCCACCTCCCACCTCGGAGTCTGGCAGATTCCGCTCGCAGACCATCACATCATTGCGAACGACGAAAGCGACCTTGCGAACCTCCCATCCGCAGGCGTGATATTGGTCACAGGCGGGGTCGAAGGCGACAGGACCGCGCCCGTCTCTAAAAGCGCCCTGAATTGGCTGCGCGCAGAAGCGAAGGAAAGGGGAACTCCCCTGCTGATCGAAGCGGACGGCTCGCGCCAGAAAGCGCTCAAAGCCCCCGCCGCGCACGAACCCGCCATCCCTTCCTTTACAGACCTCGTCATCCACGTTAGCGGGCTGGGCGCGCTCGGCGCTCCGCTCGATGATGAACACATCCACCGCGCCGCACACTTCTCCCAACTCAGCGGACTGCCGCTCTCGGCTGCGGTCACGCCGCAGGCGGTCACTGCCGTGCTGGCGCATCCCGAAGGCGGCTTGAAGGACATCCCGCCCGGCGCGCGGCGCATCGCCCTGCTCAACCAGGCGGATACGCCCGAACTGCGCTCCATCGGCGGCGGCATGGTCAACGCATTGCTGGCTCACTTCCACGCTGTCGTGCTCGGCTCGCTGCCCGAACCGGATAATTTCCAAACCTTTGAACCCGTCGCGGGTATCATCCTCGCGGCAGGAAGCGCGACCCGTTTCGGCTCCGCGAAGCAATTGCTGGATTGGAAAGGCAAGCCCTTCGTGAGACACGTCGCTGAAACCGCGCTTCACGCCGGACTGCAGCCTGTCGTGGTCGTCACCGGCTTTCACCACGCTGACGTCGAATCCGCGCTGAGCGGGTTGCCCGTTCTCATTGTCCACAACCCTGACTACGCGCAAGGGCAAAGCACGTCCATGAAAGCGGCACTCTCTTCCCCCTCCCTACATCCGAAGGATTTGGGGAGGGTCGGCGCAGCCATCTTCCTGCTCGCCGACCAGCCGCAGATCCCCGTCGAGGTCATCCGCGCGTTGACGGAGGCGCACACCCGCAGCCTTGCCCCCATCCTTGCGCCGCTTGTACTGGAGGAACGCCGCGCCAACCCCGTCCTGTTCGACCGTGACGTCTTTCCCGACCTCATGCAGGTCACAGGTGATGTCGGCGGGCGGGCGGTCTTCTCCAAACACAAGGTCGAATACCTGCCCTGGCACGACGACCTCCTGCTCTTCGACGTGGACAAGCCGGAGGATTACCAAAAATTGCTCAACATCGGGAAAGACTAA
- a CDS encoding nucleotidyltransferase family protein yields MITAIVLAAGESKRMGEPKMLLPWGKSTVLQTVISTLQAANVKDILVVTGGEHQRVEALVGRTVEVIHNENYKDGRMLSSIQLGLSAKKREAEAALICLGDQPQVEERSVRGVCDAFQRTKSKLVVPSYEMRRGHPWLIARGLWEDVLKLRAPKTMRDFLNRRANDILYVQCDTPTILQDLDTPEDYQKYRPQ; encoded by the coding sequence ATGATCACAGCCATCGTTCTCGCCGCCGGAGAATCCAAACGGATGGGCGAACCCAAAATGCTGCTCCCCTGGGGGAAAAGCACCGTCCTGCAAACCGTCATTTCCACGCTTCAGGCGGCGAACGTCAAGGACATCCTCGTCGTCACAGGCGGGGAACACCAGCGCGTCGAGGCGCTGGTCGGGCGGACGGTCGAGGTCATCCACAACGAAAACTACAAGGACGGCAGGATGCTCAGCTCCATCCAGTTGGGATTGTCCGCGAAGAAGCGGGAGGCGGAGGCGGCGCTCATTTGTCTCGGCGACCAGCCCCAGGTCGAGGAACGAAGCGTGCGCGGAGTCTGCGATGCGTTCCAGAGAACCAAATCCAAACTGGTCGTGCCAAGCTATGAGATGCGGCGCGGACATCCCTGGCTGATCGCGAGGGGATTGTGGGAGGACGTCCTGAAATTGCGCGCGCCGAAGACCATGCGCGATTTCCTCAACCGCCGCGCGAACGACATCCTGTACGTGCAGTGCGACACCCCGACCATCCTGCAGGACCTGGATACGCCGGAAGATTACCAAAAATACAGACCGCAATAG
- a CDS encoding diacylglycerol kinase family lipid kinase, whose product MKYFVIVNPTSGRGLGGRSIQQIESFLKENGVDFTLVQTEGVWHAAELAEGAARGGYSVIVCASGDGTVNEAINGIMRAKKAGYNSTAFTVLGIGTGNDFAGGTGIPTNLNDGLKALLADKRKKIDLGYVKGGDYPDGRYFGNGIGVGFDAAVGNEAIKVRWTRGLMAYLIGVIKTVFLYYNPAQVEIVLDDKDVIKQTSLMISVMNGRRMGGGFQMAPQSQPDDGYFDLCIAETATKGRILQMIPHFIKGTQESLPEIQMKRAKKVSIKSLDVTFPAHADGEFICLDGSHLTLELLPQELEIICA is encoded by the coding sequence ATGAAATACTTTGTCATTGTGAACCCCACCTCGGGGCGCGGACTGGGCGGGAGATCCATCCAGCAGATCGAAAGTTTCTTAAAGGAGAACGGCGTGGATTTCACGCTGGTGCAGACGGAGGGCGTCTGGCATGCCGCCGAACTCGCGGAGGGCGCGGCGCGCGGCGGGTATAGCGTCATCGTGTGCGCCAGCGGCGACGGCACGGTCAACGAAGCCATCAACGGCATCATGCGCGCCAAAAAGGCGGGCTACAACAGCACAGCCTTCACCGTGCTCGGCATCGGCACCGGCAACGACTTCGCGGGCGGCACGGGCATCCCCACTAACCTGAACGACGGCTTGAAGGCGCTGCTGGCGGACAAACGCAAAAAGATCGATCTCGGCTATGTCAAAGGCGGCGACTACCCCGACGGGCGTTACTTCGGCAACGGCATCGGTGTCGGCTTCGACGCGGCGGTCGGCAACGAAGCCATCAAGGTGCGCTGGACGCGCGGCTTAATGGCATACCTGATCGGCGTCATCAAGACCGTCTTCCTGTATTACAACCCGGCGCAGGTCGAGATCGTACTGGACGACAAGGATGTCATCAAACAGACCTCGCTGATGATCTCGGTCATGAACGGCAGGCGCATGGGCGGCGGCTTCCAAATGGCGCCGCAAAGCCAGCCCGACGACGGCTACTTCGACCTGTGCATCGCCGAGACCGCCACCAAGGGACGCATCCTGCAAATGATCCCGCACTTCATCAAGGGCACGCAGGAATCCCTGCCCGAGATCCAGATGAAACGCGCGAAGAAAGTTTCGATCAAATCGCTGGATGTGACCTTCCCCGCCCATGCGGACGGCGAGTTCATCTGCCTTGACGGCTCACACCTGACCCTGGAACTGCTCCCGCAGGAGTTGGAAATCATCTGCGCCTGA